In Clostridium sp. SY8519, one genomic interval encodes:
- a CDS encoding deoxyribonuclease IV has translation MLTIGCHLSSSKGYLAMGQTALSIGASTFQYFTRNPRGGRAKPLDEKDAEAFVNFARENGIHTPLAHAPYTLNGCSADPRVRAFARETMADDLARLQHIPGSCYNFHPGSHVRQGVDMGIAYITEMLNEVLAPEQTTTVLLETMAGKGTEIGRSFEELRRILDGVELSSHLGVCLDTCHVFDGGYDITENLDAVLREFDAVIGLERLKAVHLNDSKNPLGSHKDRHEKIGQGTIGAAACVRIISHPALRNLPFYLETPNDLAGYEEEIRWLREHQKPAS, from the coding sequence ATGCTTACCATCGGATGCCACTTATCCTCATCCAAAGGCTATCTGGCCATGGGACAAACCGCCCTGTCCATCGGGGCCAGTACATTTCAGTATTTTACCAGGAATCCCCGGGGCGGAAGGGCAAAGCCCCTGGATGAAAAAGACGCGGAAGCGTTTGTAAATTTTGCCCGGGAAAACGGAATCCACACCCCGCTGGCCCACGCGCCCTACACCTTAAACGGGTGTTCCGCGGATCCGCGGGTCCGGGCCTTTGCCCGGGAAACCATGGCGGATGATCTGGCCCGGCTGCAGCATATTCCCGGCAGCTGCTATAATTTTCATCCGGGCAGCCATGTGCGCCAGGGCGTGGACATGGGCATCGCGTATATCACAGAGATGCTGAATGAAGTGCTTGCCCCGGAACAGACCACCACGGTTTTGCTGGAAACCATGGCGGGAAAAGGCACGGAAATCGGGCGCAGCTTTGAAGAACTGCGGCGGATTCTGGACGGGGTGGAATTAAGCAGCCACCTGGGCGTCTGCCTGGATACCTGCCATGTGTTCGACGGAGGCTATGACATTACAGAAAATCTGGATGCCGTGCTGCGGGAATTCGATGCGGTCATCGGGCTGGAACGGCTGAAAGCCGTTCATTTAAATGACAGCAAAAACCCGCTGGGCTCCCATAAGGACCGGCATGAAAAAATCGGCCAGGGAACCATTGGCGCCGCAGCCTGCGTCAGGATCATCAGCCATCCGGCCCTCAGGAATCTGCCGTTCTATCTGGAGACCCCCAATGACCTGGCCGGATATGAGGAGGAAATCCGCTGGCTGCGGGAGCATCAGAAACCGGCGTCCTGA
- a CDS encoding LDCC motif putative metal-binding protein has product MKDKTEKKTLKEKLKETLDHMARENQKEFGSGKMDCCSNNRRLNSRGKQ; this is encoded by the coding sequence ATGAAAGATAAGACAGAAAAAAAGACACTGAAGGAAAAACTGAAGGAAACCCTGGATCATATGGCCCGGGAGAATCAGAAGGAATTCGGCAGCGGGAAAATGGACTGCTGTTCCAACAACCGCAGATTAAACAGCCGTGGAAAACAGTAA
- the bioB gene encoding biotin synthase BioB has translation MGTIAEEIIAGRRLRRGEDLSFLVTCDLEELCEAADAVRRALCGDRVELCSIVNGRSGHCGEDCKFCAQSAHHGADCEVYDLMDRERLLAACMENAAGGVDRFAIVTSGRALSGDDFEHAAEAFAEMKERCAIDLCASFGLLTDEQFARLREAGVTRYHENLETSRRFFPEICTTHTYEDKVAAIRRARAAGMEVCSGGIMGMGETWEDRIDMALELQELGVGSIPINILMPIPGTPLADRSPLEEKEIHRCMAVFRLINPEAQIRMAGGRSLMPADGRDAFACGVSATITGNMLTTSGSTIRSDREMLKELGRSCKPAGADSGTDKTL, from the coding sequence ATCGGAACCATTGCGGAAGAAATCATCGCGGGACGCAGACTCAGGCGGGGAGAAGACCTGTCTTTTCTGGTTACCTGTGATCTGGAGGAATTGTGTGAAGCTGCGGATGCCGTACGCCGCGCGCTGTGCGGAGACCGGGTGGAGCTGTGCAGCATTGTAAACGGCAGAAGCGGACACTGCGGAGAAGACTGCAAATTCTGCGCCCAGTCCGCGCACCACGGAGCAGACTGTGAAGTCTATGACCTGATGGACCGGGAGCGGCTGCTGGCGGCCTGTATGGAAAACGCGGCGGGCGGCGTGGACCGGTTTGCCATCGTAACTTCCGGGCGGGCGCTGAGCGGCGATGATTTTGAACACGCGGCAGAGGCTTTCGCGGAAATGAAGGAACGCTGCGCCATCGATCTGTGCGCGTCCTTCGGCCTTCTGACCGATGAGCAGTTCGCCAGACTGAGGGAGGCAGGGGTTACCCGGTATCATGAAAATCTGGAGACTTCCCGTCGGTTTTTCCCTGAGATATGCACCACCCATACCTATGAGGATAAAGTGGCGGCGATCAGACGCGCCCGGGCTGCGGGGATGGAAGTGTGCTCCGGCGGCATCATGGGTATGGGAGAAACCTGGGAAGACCGGATTGACATGGCGCTGGAGCTGCAGGAACTGGGTGTGGGCTCCATTCCGATCAACATTCTGATGCCGATCCCGGGAACGCCGCTGGCAGACCGCAGCCCCTTGGAAGAGAAGGAAATCCACCGCTGTATGGCGGTCTTCCGCCTGATCAACCCGGAGGCGCAGATCCGCATGGCAGGGGGACGCAGCTTAATGCCGGCGGACGGCAGGGACGCCTTTGCCTGCGGCGTCAGCGCGACGATTACCGGAAATATGCTGACCACAAGCGGCTCCACAATCCGCAGTGACCGGGAGATGCTGAAAGAACTGGGCAGATCCTGCAAACCGGCCGGGGCGGACAGCGGTACAGATAAAACGCTGTAG
- a CDS encoding DMT family transporter — MGFLLVAIASVILGIYPSVQKGILLSGVSPLSLVVICNASAGAFAALLGTVRKESFRVDRRTLLQLAAVGILGLFLTDYLLNVAYTMIPVGFTTMIHFFYPALVCLVMTVVFREKMTGWKAGAVLLSVLGLFLISGGRFSGRKIGILVALVTSFAYAFYMIANEKSRTARLSPMVRAAYYNLFVTLAALAVSAIRGEYSYPKTAVHWSLAILVGILLSASAMLLFAGIGRLGAGRASFINMLEPVTSIVVSMLVYRDQVSFLSILGCVLILAALLLISFGGVRKGSRAEEET; from the coding sequence ATGGGATTTTTACTTGTAGCGATTGCATCGGTGATTCTGGGAATTTATCCTTCGGTGCAGAAAGGAATTTTACTTTCCGGCGTCTCGCCGCTGTCACTGGTGGTGATCTGCAATGCCAGCGCCGGGGCCTTTGCCGCGCTGCTGGGAACTGTTCGGAAGGAGTCCTTCCGGGTGGACCGCCGGACGCTTCTGCAGCTGGCGGCCGTCGGCATTCTGGGACTGTTTCTGACGGATTACCTGCTGAATGTGGCATATACCATGATTCCGGTGGGATTCACCACGATGATCCACTTTTTTTATCCGGCTCTGGTGTGCCTGGTTATGACCGTTGTGTTCCGGGAAAAGATGACCGGCTGGAAAGCCGGGGCGGTTCTTCTGTCGGTCCTGGGCCTTTTTCTGATTTCCGGCGGACGGTTCAGCGGCCGGAAAATCGGCATCCTGGTGGCGCTGGTCACTTCCTTTGCCTATGCGTTTTATATGATCGCCAATGAAAAGAGCCGGACGGCCCGGCTGTCGCCGATGGTCCGCGCGGCTTACTACAATCTCTTTGTGACCCTGGCTGCCCTGGCCGTCTCAGCCATCCGGGGAGAATACAGCTATCCGAAAACGGCCGTGCACTGGAGTCTGGCCATTCTGGTGGGCATCCTGCTGTCTGCCTCCGCCATGCTTCTGTTTGCGGGGATCGGACGGCTGGGCGCCGGACGGGCTTCCTTTATCAATATGCTGGAGCCGGTCACCAGTATCGTGGTCAGTATGCTGGTGTACCGGGATCAGGTATCGTTTTTGAGTATCCTGGGCTGTGTGCTGATTCTGGCGGCGCTTCTGCTGATTTCCTTCGGCGGTGTCCGGAAGGGGAGCAGGGCGGAAGAAGAGACATGA